atttttataatttttttttaattctatcgagatgattatatattcaataataacaaacaatatatatatatatatatatatatatatttaaattatataaaattatatttaatatgtatattaattttaatatttaactaaatagactgaaatttttatgaaaaggtaatatgataaagatattagtgaaaacaaaatgtaactttatttttaatttaattctttcttatttctcaaattaatattttttccttgaaaaaatactttataaaaattaaaattttttttaattttgtttttttttctttttttgtctattattttatgaatattactatctttatagtaataatattttatagtaaaatgtttttgttttgtatatgcaatttaataatatatataattatttattttttcagaacGAAGGAACCATGgattgatgaaaataaaataaaatattgttaaatattccaaATGGGTAATAAAAGCCCATTATGGCCCAGTGTCATCAATCACAACAACAGCATGAATTTTTGCCCCTGTGTGATATACTGtttaacattatttcattAGCATCTTATTTCTGCGATGTTGTCTTTGATTTTGCAATGGTATATGCCCTCGCCCATCAAGCGATAGTACCACCCATATTGTTTCCACTAAGTATCACATTTATAGCTACTTCTCTGTTGATTTCTCAAGTTAGTATCTGAATGAACAAAAAATGGATTCTATACTATCTTTGTACTTATAGtttcattgttatttttatattatttttgcagattGTTAGTTTGAGATGGTACCTTTGGGGAGCTAGGggtaaattaacaaataacaaTGCATCAAGTGATTACCAtgcaaattcaataaataagattGGCAACTGGACTATAGGCTGTGTTCTATTATTCCATTCTACTCAAGTCGGTGTACTATGGAGATATTTCAAGCTATTTATACCAGTCAATTTAACTTATGTGAAGCACGAGGTACGTgtgtatttttaagaaaaatttctgatccaaaaaagaaaacttgtCGATTTCTTGTCTTACGTTAGTTTTATCATCCTAGGTACGGGAGCTGTGTGTATTAAGACTGATACACGCATTCTGTGAGGGTGCTCCAATGCTACTTTTGCAGCTATATGTTTTGTTCGGCGTTACGGACGATGGTGAAACAGAAGTCGGGAAACCAAAAGAAAGCGAGAGCAAGGACGACAATAAATTAGCGAAGCTAACATTAGTGTCGGCAGGCCTTTCCTTGTGGAGCGTATGTTGGGCAGTGGCCAGTTTTAGCAAGGGTGCCGCGCGTCTACGTAATCTGGAACGTTTAGTGCTAACATGGTTGGGAGTGCTGGCACAATTATGTTGGCGTTTGGGAACAGTGAGTGCTCGTGTCGGAGTATTAGTCACGTATGCTTCGCTGTACGGTGGACAATGGCTGTTGATCGTAATGGCCCTACACTGGTTAACAATGTTGACGTGGTTACTGCTCACACCGGACGGACTCTTCCACGGTGGCGAGCGTCTTCCCCTTCTTAGAAAGACTTTCCTCGCTTCTCTCCTCgcctttgtatatatatttgcatatgttAATCTACACGAGACGAATCATCGTCAAAAAATGGTTAGTTACATGTAGATGAACTGTTTTACATCtggaaaaaacaattttaaaaacataagtttagattaatattatcctAATATTACGGTTTTTTTCCAGGTGATATTTTACACTGTAATGTTTTTGGAAAATAGTTTACTCATTGGTGTATGGATGGTCGGTGTTAATCGCGCTGATCTTTTAACTCGCCAGCATCATCTACAACCAGTTATTCTAGTACTTATTCTTCTAGCTTTATTTTCAGGTGGCATGTTTTTCATGGGTCTTTATTATAggtaaatgcaatattttaactatattttattatattaatgctaATATTAATgcttttcttatctttttatattttttctgttatagATTTTTTCACGTAAGGAGGTTGAGGTATGAGTCTGGTGGAAGAATGACTGGTTCGAATCTCACTACGCTGTCCAATCAGGTATAATgtaagatatatttcttttcttggaaagattgttatttaatttttaactttcagGACAATGTGGAAGAGAAGCAAATAGATTataatgaagagaaaaaagtcAACATCAATATTACtatgagaaaagtaaaattaagcAATGGCGGGATACCAGGTGTCTTCAATTGCCGTTTCGCAAACCCAACGGCTGTGAATCCGAATCGCAAGAAGAAGAAACCGACCACCTTTgtaccgccaccgccgccacaATCGCAAACAAGCACGGTAATGAATTCCATGACAACGGTGGCAGACTCGAAACAGTGGCTCAATGTAGCTAATGGGTCGAGGCAATTAATTCCGTTCTGGAAAAAGCCTATATCCTCTAATGGCATGCAGGTGCAGACATATCTATGACTAATCTATTcgcatatttattacaatgcaattattacaatacaatTCATCTTTCGATGCAGAATGATGGTTCCAATGAACGCAAAGATGAAACTGATATGACACTCAGTGGCTCATTAAATGTCACATTAATACGAGAAAAATTGAAGGAGAAAAAGCAACAGCAGTTACGCGAATTGCGAGCCATACAAGAGGAGATCAAGGAAGGTAAATTGTTTCCACCTCCATCCGCGTCTACATCTTCTTTCTCATCCTCTCCTTCCGCGTCTAATCAGCAACCACCACCAAACACGAAATTGCATACCTCTCCGAGTTCTCCATTATTCACGTCTCCACCATCAATTTCCGAACAAAATGGTACATTGTCATCTTGGCCACCTGTGAAAATGCACTGTCTCTTACCCCCACCACCTTCTTCTTCGTACTATCCTAATCCACATTCCTCGAATTCATGGAGATCAGTGCCTCAACGAGAGCGAGCAGATACACCAGAGATATTACTAGCACCACGATGTCTTCCGCATCACTATTCTCATTGGTCTCCATCTGGACATCTTAATCATAGGTAATCCATCGAAAAATCCATCGAATGCGTTGAACGTACACATTTGAatgtatcaattaatttatttgtttcatcAGATTACATGCAAATCAAAACGGTGCTGAAGAAAATCCCAAGTGCGAGGGTGAAGGAGAGGCGGAAGTTAGCGATATGGAGGGTAGCCAAATCTCATTACCTAGAAGCTACACACTTCCTcgtgaatttaaatataatcatccTAACAGTGTTGCAAGAGAACGAGAACGTCGCCcgggaaataataaattgccaCCTTCGCGCTTTTATTTACCGTCTACTAATAGTTCTGATggtaaatatacttttttttttgcttattgtagttttattttatgttatcatcacatagaaattttaaatatttacaatttagatttattatttatggattatacttttattaactAATGATGATTTTAGGTGATGTAGATAGTGCTGATAATGAAGATGAAACAGATTCGGAGGCACAAATTCAAACAAAGACCAATCACGTTCGTAATCATAACAAAGCAAAATGTCACgtgtatgaaaataatgagaataatGACGTTGCTGATCCTAGTCTGGAGTGCGACACATCTAATATTATGTCCaacaattgttatttaaataattcccATAGTGCCTTTCGACCGAGTCAATTGCTCAGAACACGAGTGAAACACGAAACAAAACTTTAAGTTATGttgtaatgtataattataaattttgccaCATGACGTGCAATATTAATGTGCATTACTTGCAAtatgatacaatttaatttttattttatcgtagtGTTTTACATAAGAGTGTGCAAGTGTGGAAtcacgatataaatataatatttttaaatacattttaggAAAGAATAAATAGTAAACGAATATAAGTgc
This sequence is a window from Anoplolepis gracilipes chromosome 10, ASM4749672v1, whole genome shotgun sequence. Protein-coding genes within it:
- the LOC140670647 gene encoding uncharacterized protein; amino-acid sequence: MAQCHQSQQQHEFLPLCDILFNIISLASYFCDVVFDFAMVYALAHQAIVPPILFPLSITFIATSLLISQIVSLRWYLWGARGKLTNNNASSDYHANSINKIGNWTIGCVLLFHSTQVGVLWRYFKLFIPVNLTYVKHEVRELCVLRLIHAFCEGAPMLLLQLYVLFGVTDDGETEVGKPKESESKDDNKLAKLTLVSAGLSLWSVCWAVASFSKGAARLRNLERLVLTWLGVLAQLCWRLGTVSARVGVLVTYASLYGGQWLLIVMALHWLTMLTWLLLTPDGLFHGGERLPLLRKTFLASLLAFVYIFAYVNLHETNHRQKMVIFYTVMFLENSLLIGVWMVGVNRADLLTRQHHLQPVILVLILLALFSGGMFFMGLYYRFFHVRRLRYESGGRMTGSNLTTLSNQDNVEEKQIDYNEEKKVNINITMRKVKLSNGGIPGVFNCRFANPTAVNPNRKKKKPTTFVPPPPPQSQTSTVMNSMTTVADSKQWLNVANGSRQLIPFWKKPISSNGMQNDGSNERKDETDMTLSGSLNVTLIREKLKEKKQQQLRELRAIQEEIKEGKLFPPPSASTSSFSSSPSASNQQPPPNTKLHTSPSSPLFTSPPSISEQNGTLSSWPPVKMHCLLPPPPSSSYYPNPHSSNSWRSVPQRERADTPEILLAPRCLPHHYSHWSPSGHLNHRLHANQNGAEENPKCEGEGEAEVSDMEGSQISLPRSYTLPREFKYNHPNSVARERERRPGNNKLPPSRFYLPSTNSSDGDVDSADNEDETDSEAQIQTKTNHVRNHNKAKCHVYENNENNDVADPSLECDTSNIMSNNCYLNNSHSAFRPSQLLRTRVKHETKL